In one window of Pseudomonas chlororaphis subsp. chlororaphis DNA:
- a CDS encoding DUF1302 domain-containing protein, whose translation MAISVWSRHPGAPGKWYAAPSYAGVGLLGLLQWCAVDAVQAMEFSVLDNQVTGSFDSTLSYGRLWRVQGRDKSNDDVNTNDGNRNFDTGLASEVYKITSELEANYQNYGMFVRGTAFYDTQIMDKRNDYYKNNQPSQPSQSNPRDDHFSSQTRDIAGSRVEMLDAYVYGNWDVAQMPLSVRLGRQVFNWGEGIFYRGGVNTTNPVDAAKYRLPGAEVKEVLMPVEAISFNIGLSDNLTLESFYQWNWKETRIDPVGTFYSQTDLFADGGRTAYNNFSGTALDTPVPGFGNVIGLYESLGNNPVLGNVLRSTGLYANGITPAFGNTLKVASVGKDINARNDGQYGFAFRYMAESLNSTEFGLYLVNYHAKEPTIAADLGGYQGVDMDALANLLRPVAGSQAEALANGLATADVMGNIQAHRRYAEDIRMYGFSFNTTLGPASVFGELAYRPNLPIGIAATNDLVGDLANGAAAAAAGRTVNVGGQMVRLDSEINNAERIEAFNASLGSIYNFGPSLSFDSLFGVFELASEHLRGSSLKYRAHDGSTRYYAGTGNFSYVSGGERDDQVNRNAYSYTVMFNGTWNDVYAGVNVSPYVVYKDDFEGNSYQAGNFIEGRKAYTLGVKANYQNKLEAELQYTEFFGGGQNNGVRDRDNIGFNLKYFL comes from the coding sequence ATGGCGATCAGCGTGTGGAGTCGGCACCCGGGAGCACCGGGCAAATGGTACGCGGCACCCAGCTATGCCGGGGTCGGGCTGCTGGGCCTGTTGCAATGGTGCGCGGTCGATGCGGTGCAGGCCATGGAGTTCAGCGTGCTGGACAATCAGGTCACCGGCTCGTTCGACAGCACCTTGTCCTACGGCCGCCTGTGGCGGGTGCAGGGGCGGGACAAGAGCAACGATGACGTCAACACCAACGACGGCAATCGCAATTTCGACACCGGGCTGGCTTCGGAGGTCTACAAGATCACTTCGGAGCTGGAGGCCAACTACCAGAACTACGGCATGTTCGTGCGCGGCACGGCGTTCTATGACACCCAGATCATGGACAAGCGCAACGACTACTACAAAAACAACCAGCCCTCGCAGCCGAGCCAGAGCAACCCCCGGGACGATCACTTCAGCAGCCAGACCCGCGACATCGCCGGCAGCCGCGTGGAGATGCTCGACGCCTATGTCTACGGCAACTGGGATGTGGCGCAGATGCCGCTGTCGGTGCGGCTCGGGCGCCAGGTGTTCAACTGGGGCGAGGGGATTTTCTATCGCGGCGGGGTCAACACCACCAACCCGGTGGACGCCGCCAAGTACCGTCTGCCCGGCGCCGAGGTCAAGGAAGTGCTGATGCCGGTGGAGGCCATCAGTTTCAACATCGGCCTGAGCGACAACCTGACCCTGGAAAGCTTCTACCAGTGGAACTGGAAGGAGACGCGCATCGACCCGGTCGGCACCTTCTACTCGCAGACCGATCTGTTCGCCGACGGCGGCCGCACGGCTTACAACAACTTCAGCGGCACCGCGCTGGACACCCCGGTGCCGGGCTTCGGCAACGTCATCGGGCTGTATGAGTCCCTGGGCAACAACCCGGTGCTGGGCAACGTGCTGCGCAGCACCGGCCTGTATGCCAATGGCATCACCCCGGCATTCGGCAACACCCTCAAGGTGGCCTCGGTGGGCAAGGACATCAACGCGCGCAACGACGGCCAATACGGCTTCGCCTTTCGCTACATGGCCGAGTCGCTCAACAGCACCGAGTTCGGCCTGTACCTGGTCAACTATCACGCCAAGGAGCCCACCATCGCCGCCGACCTGGGCGGGTATCAGGGCGTCGACATGGACGCCCTGGCCAATCTGCTGCGCCCGGTGGCGGGCAGCCAGGCCGAGGCGCTGGCCAACGGCCTGGCCACGGCCGACGTCATGGGCAACATCCAGGCCCACCGCCGGTACGCCGAAGACATCCGCATGTATGGCTTCAGCTTCAACACCACCCTGGGGCCGGCGTCGGTGTTCGGCGAACTGGCTTACCGGCCGAACCTGCCGATCGGCATCGCGGCCACCAACGACCTGGTCGGCGACCTGGCCAACGGCGCGGCGGCCGCGGCGGCTGGCCGGACCGTGAATGTCGGTGGGCAAATGGTCCGGCTCGACAGCGAGATCAACAACGCCGAACGGATCGAAGCCTTCAACGCCTCCCTGGGCAGCATCTACAACTTCGGCCCAAGCCTGTCGTTCGACTCGTTGTTCGGGGTGTTCGAACTGGCCTCCGAGCACCTGCGCGGCAGCAGCCTGAAGTACAGGGCCCATGACGGCAGCACCCGCTATTACGCCGGCACCGGCAACTTTTCCTACGTCTCCGGGGGCGAGCGCGACGATCAGGTCAACCGCAACGCCTACAGCTACACGGTGATGTTCAACGGCACCTGGAACGACGTGTACGCCGGGGTCAACGTGTCGCCCTACGTGGTCTACAAGGACGACTTCGAGGGCAACTCCTACCAGGCCGGCAACTTCATCGAGGGACGCAAGGCCTACACCCTGGGGGTCAAGGCCAACTACCAGAACAAGCTGGAAGCCGAGTTGCAGTACACCGAGTTTTTCGGCGGTGGCCAGAACAACGGCGTGCGTGACCGCGACAACATCGGTTTCAACCTCAAGTACTTCCTGTGA